In the genome of Thermodesulfobacteriota bacterium, the window CCGAGGTGCCCTTGTATCACTTCGGCGACCTCGATCAAGCCGGCATGGACATCTTCCGACACCTGCAGGACCGTGTCCGCCGGGACTGTCGATGGTTTCTCCCGTCGTTCTGGGGGGACTACGTGGGGTCCCACGGGCTTGCGAGTGCAGAGCGGCTTGTGGCACCGGACGCCGGAGACAGCGAGTTGGCGCGAGCAATCGAGGTGCTCAACTCTGCCTGCTGTTGGCTGGAGCAAGAAGCGATGTGTGCTGACCCGCGGCTGGTTGGAGATCTGGCGCGCATGGCAAGTTCAGGTTGCGCAAGGCTTCGTCCCCTCAGCGGTTTCTGACTGTCAGACGTGTTTTCATTAAGACCAGGAATCCGGGTAGGCGTTTCCATTTAGAACTGGAATGCGTTTTCACTTCGGATTGGAACACAAACGACAACGTGAGCTGGGAGCGGATCTTCTTGGCGGGCCGTTTTCACATATCGATGGAACGAGGACCACGCCCGGGGCGCCCTGCGGATCTCGCGGGAGAGGACCTGAGTAAAGGGCTGGACGTGCCAAGCCGATGAGCTCCGCAGTGCCTTTGCAGCGAGGAAGGGGAGGAGCGGATCAATGGGTACGGACAATCTGGTGTTCCTGGAGGTGCTGGAGTGGTTCGACCCTACGGGGCGCGAGCTGGCCCACCGCCTGCCCCAGCGGGGGTCGGGGGAGCTCAAGATCGGCGCCCAGGTCATCGTGCGCGACAGCCAGGCGGCGGTCTTCTACACGGGCGGCGTGGCGTGCGACGCCCTGGGCCCGGGGCGCCACACCCTGGTCACCAAGAACGTGCCGCTCCTGACCAAGGCCCTGGCGCTTCCCTGGGCCTTCAAGAGCCCGTTTCGGGCCGAGGTGTACTTCGTCAACCTCAAGGTATTCACCAGTCTGCGCTGGGGCACCCGGGACCCGGTGGCCTTCCGGGACTCGGAGCTCGGCCTGGTGCGGCTTCGTGCCCACGGCATCTGCAACCTCCAGGTCGTCCAGCCCGTGCTCTTCGTCAATTCCCTGGTGGGCACCCAGGCCACCTACGGCATCGAGGCACTGGAGGCCTTCGTGAGCGAGGTGATCGTCTCGCGCCTGAACGACCACCTGGGGGAGCACCTGGAAACGGTGCTCGCGCTTCCCAGCCGCTACGAGGAGTTTTCGTCGGGGCTCGCGGCCCGGCTGGCGGGCGACCTGGCGGACTACGGGGTGGCGCTCCGGGGCCTCTTCATCAACGCCATCACCCCCCCGGAAGACGTGCAGCAGGCCATCGACGACCGCGCGCGGCTGGGCGCCGTGGGCGATCGGATGGGGGCCTTCGTGCAGCTCAAGGCCGCGTCGGCCCTGGAGAAGGCCGCGCTGGCCGGGGGGCCGGCGGAGGGTGCCCTGGGGCTGGGCCTGGGCCTGCTCGCGCCGGCCTTCCTGGGCGGGCTCGCAACCCAGGTCCCCGGCGCCGCACCTGCCGCTTCCCCGATCCCGGCCGAGGGCCACTGCCCCGAGTGCGGCCTGCCCGCGCCGGGCGACGCTCGCTTCTGCCCCCACTGCGGCCACCAGCTCCTCGTCCTGCGGCGATGCACCGCGTGCCACAAGAACCTCGGGCCTACGGCGCGGTTCTGCCCGTCCTGCGGGGCACAGGCCGGTGCACGGGCTCCCGACAGAACCTGCCCGTCCTGTGGGGCGGAGAATCGGCCCGAAGCCGTTTTCTGCAACGCCTGCGGCGCCCGCGTCGTTCCCGGGTAGCCGGGAACCGTGAGCGAGCTCTGGCGGGCCGAGCTTGCCTGCCCCCAGTGCGGCGGCCGGGTGGAACTCGACGTGGGGGACCCGGTGCTGGCGTGCGCTTTCTGCCGCACAGGGCTCTACCTCGTGTCGCCCGGACCCCTGTGTTATCGGCTCCCCCCGGCGCAGGAGCGTCTCGGGGCCGCACCCCTCGTGTACCTGCCTTTCTGGCGCTTTCGGGGTCTGCGCTACCGAGTGACCGCCGATCCGCCCCAGGTGCAGGGGGGGCTCCTGGACGCCACGGTGCCCGCCCTGGACGCCCTGCCCTCGGGAGCCAATCTCGGAGTGCGGCCCCAGGTGGCCCCCCTGGCGCTGGATCTGGGGGGAGCCCCCGCCGTGGCCCCCGACCGCAGCGCGGCTGCGGCGGTGGAGGCGGCCGAGGGGGCGGTGGAGGCCCTGCACCCAGGCCGGGCCCTCTTCACCCGCCTCATCGGGGAAACGGTGGCCCTGGTCCTTGCGCCCCATACGGTCGAGGAGCGGGCGGCGGGGTGGGTGCTGCAAGAAGCGCTTCGGGATGGGGCCACCTACCCCCTTACGGAAACCCAAGCCCAGGCTCTGCGCTCCGGACCGGCCACGGGAGGCCGGGGACCGACGGGCCGCGTCGCCTTTCTGCCCCTGCGTTGTCCGGAGTGCGGCCACGGGCTGCCCGCTTCCCCGGGGGCGGCGGCGCTTCTTTGCAGCCACTGCACCCGGGCCTGGTGGGTCCGGGGCGGGGCGCTGGCCCCCATGCCCTACGCCGCCCGGCGTGCACGGCACCGGGGAGCCCGGTACTTCCCCTTCTGGGAGCTCGCGTTTCGGGCGACGGGGCTTCCTGCCCAGAGCCGGGCAGAGCTGCGCCGCTGGGTGGTCTCGTACCAGCCGGCGCCCGAGGGGTGGGACCGGCAGCCCTGCCTGTTGCTCGTGCCGGGCTTCAAGCTCCAGCCCCGCACCTTCCTGCGCCTGGCTCGTGTCCTGAGCCTGGCCCCCCTCGACGTGCCTCCCTCCCCGCACCTCTTCGGCGCGCCCTTCGAGGCCGAACCGGTGCGACTCCCCCTGGCCGAAGCGGCTCAAGCCCTCAAGGTGCTCCTGGCCCAGCTCGTGGGCGGGCGGCCCCGGGAGCTCGCGCGAGTTGCCGACGTGGAGCTCCGCGTCAAGCGGGCTCGGCTCGTCTTTCTCCCCTTCCACCGGCGCCGGGAGGAGTGGGTGGAAGAGGGGACCGGCACCGCCCTGCAAGCCGCGGCGGTGGCGCAAGGGGCAAGGCTCTGAGCCCCGGAAGGGCCTCCCGGGGCTCCCGGACCCCGCTTGCCACCCAGGTGGTGGATCCTGGTCCCGTGCCCGCGTTGACGCACACCCCGATTCGGGCTATGGTTTGGCCCGCCCCGAGGCCCTCGGGCGCCCGCTCCCTCCCAAGAGGCATCGCCCCATGCGCGTGGTTCGACTTGCCGCTGTGCTGGTAACGCTGCTGGCAGTTGCGTGCGCCGGCAAAGCCAAGAGGGCAGAGTTGCCGCCCGAAGAGCTCTACCGCCAGGCCCAGGAGGCCGCAGAGCGAAAACGGTTCGACGCGGCGCAGGAGCTCCTCGACCAAATTGCCGACGAGTTCCCGTTTTCGCGTTACGCGACGGAGGCAAGGCTGCTCACCGCCGACATCGCGTACCAGAAGAAGGAATACGAAGAGGCGGCCGCCGCCTACCGGTCCTTTGAAGAGCTCCATCCCACCCACCCCAGGGCGTCCTACGCACTGTACCGCCGAGGACTGTCTTACGCCGCGGTGAGCCTCCCCGAGGACAGGGACCAGACCCACACCCGCAACGCCGCCGACGCCTTCGAAAAGCTTCTCCATGCCGCCCCCGAGGGCGAGTACGCGGAAGACGCGGGCCGCCGGCTCGCGGACCTGCGGGCGCGGCTCGCGGCCCACGAGCTCTATGTGGCCCGCTACTACCTGCGCCGAAAGAGTTACGCGGCAGCCCGCCAGCGCCTGGAAACCCTCGTTCGGGACTACCCGGACGCACCCCAGAGGGACGAGGCCCTGCGTCTGGCCCTGGAGCTGCAAGGCAAGGCGGAGCCCGGCCGGGGGGATTGAGCGGGGACTCTGGGTACGACGAGACGGAGGAGCGCCATGGAAGCGGCGATGATCGAGCTCTATCAGCTGGGACGGGAGGCCTTTCAGGAGGGCCGGTCGGAAGACGCGGAGCGCTTCTTTCGCAAGCTCGGCGACCTGGGTTGCCGGTTTGCGGATGTTCTCAACATGCTGGGTACCCTCGCCTTCGAGAAAGGGGACTACCCGGGGGCGAAGAAGCACTTCGAGGGGGCCATCCAGATCAACCCCCGGTACACCGAGGCCCACCTCAACCTGGCCGTGACCCTCAACGAGATGGGGCAGTACTCCTCGGCCGAGGGCGCTTTCGACCGGGCCAGAAAGGCTTCCCTGGTGGAGCAGGGAGCCGTAGACCCGTTCGTGAAGGGACGCCTGGCCAATCTGCACGCCGACATCGGTGAGATCTACCACAGCCTGGGCATCCACGACGACGCGGTGGGCGAGTACCACAAGGCCCTCGCCCTCGGGCCCCACTTTCCGGACCTCCGCACCCGGCTGGGGATCCTGTATCGCGACATGGGCGACTACGCCCGAGCCATCGAAGAGTTCACTCGGGTGCGCCGGGAACACCCCGGCTATTCCAACGCCACCATCCAGCTGGGGATCACCTACTACAGCCGGGGGCAGATCGAGCTGGCCGTGGACGAGTGGAACTCGATCCTCCAGCGGGAACCCGACAACGCCAAGGCCCTCATGTACCTGCGCCTTGCGGAGCGGGACCAGCTCTAGCCGGGTCCGTTAGAACCCCTCCCGGGCGTCACCCTCTGCGGGTTCTCCCGGGGGGGGCCTTCGAACTCTCCAGCAACCCCGCGCAGGCTCCGAGGTTCGGCGCCCCCAGCGCCGGCATCCCCAAGGCCATGCCAGCCCTCGAGCCCGAGCTCCAGCGCCTCTACGCCCTGCTCCGGGACCACCCCGAGGGGCTTCGGGAGTACGACTTGCTCGCACGGCTCCGGGGGGACGGACCCCTGCGGGGGCTGGACGAGCTGTCGCTCTTCCGGGTCCACTTCCTCCTCTTCCACCACCTGCACCGGCTCCGGATTGCCCTGGAGCGCGCCGGCTCGGGCAGCCTGGAGATTCACTGCCTGAGAGTTCGCCTCCTGCCCCTCCAGGATGCCGCGCCGAATCCGGAGGCGCTCCCCGCGCCTCCCGATCCCCTGGCTGCCTACTACCTGGAGCTGGAAAACCTCTCGCGGGCCACTCGGGAGGACGTGCAGGAGCTGCTTCGGTGGTTCTGGCGGCGCTATCGCGTGTACGGCAGGGAAGGGGAAGCCCTGGAGGTCCTGGGACTGCCCGCGGGTGCCTCTGCGGTGGAGATCCGTCGCCGCTACCGGAACCTCGTTCGCGCGCACCACCCGGACCGGGCTGGGGACGCCGAGCGTTTTCGACGGGTGACGGAGGCCATGGAGGTGCTCCGGGCCCGCCGCGCCTGAAGGGAAGCCGCCGCCATCGCCGACCCGGGTCCCCAGAGTTGACGACTGAAGAACTCGGTATACGGTCAGTCCCGGTGCCACATTCCGGTGTCTTCTCCACGAAATCAGCCTTTCCGTGAGGCGACGCCGGCGCCGCGGGGGGGTGGAGCCCGTCTGGCTGCATGGGGAAGCTATACACCTGCTGGCCCGTCCGGTGTTTCGAACTCCGGGCAGGAATCGCTCGGTCGTTTCGCTTTTCCCGAAAAGCAGCAGGTTCTTGTGATCTTCTTCGTGGCGGTCGCACTCCCTTTCACTTGTGGCACGCATCCTGCTTTTGCCGCAGGGTGAAGGGCAAGACGAGGGACACGCCCTGAGCCGACACACGACGCACCCAGGGGAAGGGAAGGAGAAAGCCATGAGGACCACCGCGAAGAGACTGCTCCTCACCGCCGTCGCCACGGTGGGACCCGCTGTCACTGCCCTGGCCGCCACGGGTACGAGAGCGGACACGAGCGGGCTGTTCGTGTGGGCTTTCCTCGGGTTCTGCGCCCTGATCGTCGCCGCGCAGGTGGTCCCGGCCATCCTGATGGCGCTGGGGGCCGTGAAGGGACTGCTCCAAGGGATTCGCGAGAAGGGAGCCGGCCTGGCGGAGGACACCCCTCGCGCACCGTGACCCAGGAGACGGGGCGTCCCTGCGAGGGCCCGGGTCCGAAGACCCGGGCCCTCGGTCTATCCGAAGCATTCCCAGTCCCCCGTCTCCGCGGCGGTCCCCGGGGGATGGGCTTCGTCCGGAGACGTCCGGAGACGGTGCCGGAGGTCCCCCGGTCGTGGTAGAGTGGCTCCACTCGGCAACGAAGTGCTCGTCTCCGGGCGGGGCGACCCGGCCGCAGGGTGCAGGGCACACGGGAGAGCAGGAGAGGGAGGCCACATGGACCGCAGCAAACGGCAGGACGAGGCCTACTACAACCTCGATGGAGGACAGCGGCACCTGATCGTGCGGGGCGGCGAGGTGAAGGCCGTGGCGCCGGGCCTTCGGCTGGTGGACGCCACGGAGGAGGAAGCCCGCAGCGTCGGGGGGAAGGAACCCGGGAAGGCGCCTCGGGAGTATGGCCTGCCGGTATAGCCTGGGGCCGGGTTCGGCGGGGACGGCGCGGAGGTGGCCCGGGGACCGGCCGTGAGGACGTATCCGAGGGGGGCGCGCGCTCTGGGGAGCCGCTTCGCCCATGCCCTCCTGGCGACGGTCGGGTATCTGCTCTCGCCGCTCTCGTGGTGGAACGACGCCGCCGTCAACCTGCCCCTGGCCTACGCCTTCGGCAGCGCGGTGGAGTACCTGTCCCCCGGGCGCTTCACGCAGGCCGTGGTGTTGGGCTACTGGGCCACCAACGCCGCAGGCCTGGTCCTGCTCCACACCGGCGCGAGCCGCGCCCTGTGCCGG includes:
- a CDS encoding SPFH domain-containing protein; protein product: MGTDNLVFLEVLEWFDPTGRELAHRLPQRGSGELKIGAQVIVRDSQAAVFYTGGVACDALGPGRHTLVTKNVPLLTKALALPWAFKSPFRAEVYFVNLKVFTSLRWGTRDPVAFRDSELGLVRLRAHGICNLQVVQPVLFVNSLVGTQATYGIEALEAFVSEVIVSRLNDHLGEHLETVLALPSRYEEFSSGLAARLAGDLADYGVALRGLFINAITPPEDVQQAIDDRARLGAVGDRMGAFVQLKAASALEKAALAGGPAEGALGLGLGLLAPAFLGGLATQVPGAAPAASPIPAEGHCPECGLPAPGDARFCPHCGHQLLVLRRCTACHKNLGPTARFCPSCGAQAGARAPDRTCPSCGAENRPEAVFCNACGARVVPG
- a CDS encoding tetratricopeptide repeat protein, translated to MEAAMIELYQLGREAFQEGRSEDAERFFRKLGDLGCRFADVLNMLGTLAFEKGDYPGAKKHFEGAIQINPRYTEAHLNLAVTLNEMGQYSSAEGAFDRARKASLVEQGAVDPFVKGRLANLHADIGEIYHSLGIHDDAVGEYHKALALGPHFPDLRTRLGILYRDMGDYARAIEEFTRVRREHPGYSNATIQLGITYYSRGQIELAVDEWNSILQREPDNAKALMYLRLAERDQL
- a CDS encoding outer membrane protein assembly factor BamD; this translates as MRVVRLAAVLVTLLAVACAGKAKRAELPPEELYRQAQEAAERKRFDAAQELLDQIADEFPFSRYATEARLLTADIAYQKKEYEEAAAAYRSFEELHPTHPRASYALYRRGLSYAAVSLPEDRDQTHTRNAADAFEKLLHAAPEGEYAEDAGRRLADLRARLAAHELYVARYYLRRKSYAAARQRLETLVRDYPDAPQRDEALRLALELQGKAEPGRGD
- a CDS encoding DNA-J related domain-containing protein, producing MPALEPELQRLYALLRDHPEGLREYDLLARLRGDGPLRGLDELSLFRVHFLLFHHLHRLRIALERAGSGSLEIHCLRVRLLPLQDAAPNPEALPAPPDPLAAYYLELENLSRATREDVQELLRWFWRRYRVYGREGEALEVLGLPAGASAVEIRRRYRNLVRAHHPDRAGDAERFRRVTEAMEVLRARRA